In Paenarthrobacter sp. GOM3, a single window of DNA contains:
- a CDS encoding alpha/beta hydrolase: MNTILKIEISGPAVMTIAAVIGMAFFLVLFLKPSARWALTAVLAVAVAVLVGWLTVWIVEDVMDVFHVGLTPRVWFWALACFGGLGLAVVSFRRSRPWRKVVAAVSIPVFALVAALGINTEFGLNKTLGSALGISTEGTIHLSKPDPNASNPAGPLWQNWKPPANMPAHGKAGTQVIPATSSGFNARPAGIYLPPAALTENPPKLPLFVLMMGQPGLPDPQYVSAALDEFAAKNNGLAPIAIVADQIGPDQDDTLCLDTAKYGNVQKYINEDVVNWAKANLNILTDRDHWSIAGYSNGGQCAISFAVKYPDLWGNVVDISGEEFPGAEDPAGNLAEIFGGNQAAYDAQKPINIMSGKQFPHTTAVFTAGSDDIAYVAAAKAVSAAAQASGMAVTYYEVPNGGHVGIALNDGLTKGFEVLYPRLGLSR, encoded by the coding sequence TTGAATACCATCCTGAAGATCGAGATCAGCGGCCCTGCCGTGATGACAATCGCCGCGGTGATCGGAATGGCCTTCTTCCTGGTGCTTTTCCTTAAGCCATCGGCCCGGTGGGCCCTCACTGCGGTGCTCGCCGTCGCCGTCGCCGTCCTGGTGGGCTGGTTGACGGTGTGGATCGTGGAGGACGTCATGGACGTCTTCCACGTTGGACTCACGCCACGGGTATGGTTCTGGGCACTGGCCTGCTTCGGTGGGCTGGGTCTGGCTGTGGTGAGCTTCCGGCGCAGCCGACCCTGGCGAAAAGTAGTGGCAGCGGTATCCATTCCCGTGTTTGCCCTGGTGGCCGCCCTCGGCATCAACACCGAGTTCGGGCTGAACAAGACGTTGGGTTCGGCGCTGGGCATCTCCACTGAGGGCACCATCCATCTCAGCAAACCCGACCCGAACGCCTCCAATCCGGCCGGTCCCCTGTGGCAAAACTGGAAACCTCCGGCCAACATGCCTGCCCACGGTAAAGCCGGAACCCAGGTCATCCCTGCCACGTCTTCAGGATTCAATGCCCGTCCTGCGGGGATCTACCTGCCTCCCGCAGCCCTGACTGAGAATCCGCCCAAATTGCCCCTGTTTGTGCTGATGATGGGCCAACCAGGGCTCCCCGACCCGCAATACGTCTCTGCGGCCCTGGACGAGTTCGCTGCAAAAAACAACGGACTGGCCCCCATCGCCATCGTCGCGGACCAAATCGGCCCGGATCAGGATGACACGCTCTGCCTGGACACCGCCAAGTATGGGAACGTCCAGAAGTACATCAACGAGGACGTCGTCAACTGGGCCAAGGCCAACCTGAACATCCTGACCGACCGCGACCACTGGAGCATCGCCGGGTACTCCAACGGAGGCCAGTGCGCCATCTCGTTCGCAGTCAAGTACCCCGATTTGTGGGGCAACGTGGTGGACATCTCGGGCGAGGAATTCCCCGGGGCAGAAGACCCTGCCGGCAACCTGGCCGAGATCTTCGGTGGCAACCAGGCCGCCTATGACGCACAGAAGCCCATCAACATCATGAGTGGCAAGCAATTTCCGCATACAACGGCAGTCTTCACGGCAGGCTCCGACGACATCGCCTATGTGGCGGCGGCCAAGGCCGTCTCCGCTGCGGCCCAGGCTTCCGGCATGGCGGTCACCTACTATGAGGTACCTAATGGCGGACACGTGGGAATCGCGCTGAACGATGGCCTCACCAAGGGCTTCGAAGTCCTCTATCCACGGCTGGGGCTGTCCCGGTAG
- a CDS encoding bifunctional lysylphosphatidylglycerol flippase/synthetase MprF, with protein sequence MSTAVAFRGTLRGVAALRRLPLTLALAAVLWLLGIATGSLLNGPSVDLLDQVGLGLAVEPGPWWSVFTSGFFASSLLDYVACTAAILLGVGIAERVMGPWLALAAFVAGSALSALVLVGLVTFGTDASDQWLSFLGGEYAVGAYGGAAAALGCSTAALDSLWRRRLRTWLLAATLMFALFVGVAQTLQALAGAVIGILAGWAIQSLALRRREGSFHSSSLRETRFLIGTVVGVFAVGPLLTQLTGTWEVGPLSVVSEVMLQASPDADEVQEACGNDRNCVTLQGIVGVQSFGAAILTLIPVLLLLVCAEGLRRGRRLAYRLTLVIQAYLAAVTVLSILQYVTDPEVTMGDDDFGYLLLYAVPAVLAPVIILTLLLGNRHKFRVESSDAGYRTLGRTTLTLAVAAVVLYIVFWFLEGNPGRSTLLDLAGQLTHILVPFPVPFVVALPQGLLSTVLYGLGGDIIWLCILVLVLNNFRRFRAIATDPAADLGHARELLHDGGGTLSWMTLWDNNQYWFTPDRRAGVAYQVHNGVALTVAGPIGTTEHHGEAATGFLGHCSRLGLIPCFYSATDELDAALLPQGFRKLEVAEETLLNVQAMTFKGKEWQNVRTALNRADKLSIKDYWYHYRDMPPGIRAQLAEISEEWVADKALPEMGFTLGGLNELKDPEVLCCVAVDDDGLVHGVTSWLPVFSNGSITGWTLDFMRRRTTGFKGVMEFLIASAVTHFKENVPSISLSGSPLANSGAGTDDGDHSALDRVLALLGNALEPMYGFKSLAAFKSRFQPEHRTLYMYYPDPLALPAIGMAVGSAYLPGLSPAQSAGLLRQMVAREPAA encoded by the coding sequence ATGAGCACGGCTGTGGCATTCAGGGGTACCCTTCGCGGCGTGGCCGCCTTGCGGAGGTTGCCACTGACGTTGGCTCTGGCCGCCGTGCTGTGGCTCCTGGGTATTGCCACGGGGAGCCTGCTCAACGGCCCCAGCGTTGACCTCCTGGATCAGGTGGGCCTCGGCCTGGCCGTGGAGCCCGGGCCTTGGTGGTCCGTTTTCACTTCCGGGTTCTTTGCCTCTTCCCTGCTTGACTACGTTGCCTGCACGGCAGCGATCCTGCTGGGCGTGGGAATCGCCGAGCGCGTCATGGGCCCCTGGCTTGCCCTTGCAGCTTTCGTCGCGGGCTCAGCCCTCAGCGCCTTGGTGCTGGTGGGGCTGGTGACCTTCGGAACCGATGCCAGCGACCAATGGCTCAGCTTCCTCGGCGGTGAATACGCGGTTGGTGCCTATGGCGGGGCTGCCGCCGCCTTGGGATGTTCGACGGCGGCCCTCGACTCCCTGTGGCGTCGGCGGCTGCGGACGTGGTTGCTGGCCGCCACGCTGATGTTCGCGCTTTTCGTCGGCGTCGCCCAGACCCTCCAGGCTCTTGCCGGTGCCGTGATCGGTATCCTGGCTGGCTGGGCCATCCAGTCCCTGGCACTCCGCCGCAGGGAAGGATCCTTTCATTCGTCCAGCCTTCGGGAGACCAGGTTCCTGATCGGCACTGTGGTGGGGGTCTTCGCCGTCGGGCCTTTGCTGACGCAACTGACCGGCACGTGGGAGGTCGGGCCGCTCTCGGTGGTCTCCGAAGTCATGCTCCAGGCAAGCCCGGACGCGGACGAAGTCCAGGAAGCCTGTGGCAACGACAGGAACTGCGTGACCTTGCAGGGGATCGTGGGTGTCCAAAGTTTCGGCGCGGCCATACTGACCCTGATCCCTGTCCTGCTTCTGCTGGTCTGCGCTGAAGGGCTCAGGCGTGGCCGTCGGCTCGCCTACCGCCTGACGTTGGTCATCCAGGCGTACTTGGCCGCTGTTACCGTCCTGTCGATTCTTCAATACGTGACAGATCCCGAGGTCACCATGGGTGATGACGACTTCGGCTACCTGCTGCTGTACGCAGTACCGGCAGTCCTGGCCCCGGTCATCATCCTGACGCTGCTCCTGGGAAACCGGCACAAGTTCCGGGTGGAGTCCAGCGATGCCGGATACCGCACCTTGGGGCGGACCACGCTCACCCTGGCCGTCGCCGCCGTCGTGCTGTACATCGTTTTTTGGTTCCTGGAGGGCAACCCGGGACGGTCCACCCTGCTGGACCTGGCCGGGCAACTGACCCATATCCTGGTTCCGTTTCCCGTGCCCTTCGTTGTCGCCCTGCCCCAGGGGCTGCTGAGCACCGTCCTTTACGGCTTGGGCGGAGACATTATTTGGCTGTGCATCCTGGTGCTGGTCCTGAACAACTTCAGGCGGTTCCGGGCAATAGCCACCGATCCTGCCGCGGACCTGGGACATGCCCGCGAGCTGCTGCATGACGGTGGCGGCACCCTGTCATGGATGACCCTGTGGGACAACAACCAGTACTGGTTCACTCCGGACCGGCGCGCCGGCGTGGCCTACCAGGTCCACAACGGGGTCGCTTTGACGGTAGCCGGGCCGATTGGGACCACGGAACATCACGGGGAGGCAGCCACGGGATTCCTTGGCCATTGCTCCCGGCTGGGGCTGATCCCCTGCTTCTACTCGGCGACGGACGAGCTGGATGCAGCGCTTCTCCCGCAGGGCTTCAGGAAACTTGAAGTGGCGGAGGAGACACTGCTTAACGTGCAGGCGATGACATTCAAAGGCAAAGAGTGGCAAAACGTCCGCACGGCATTGAACCGTGCGGACAAGCTGTCCATCAAGGATTACTGGTACCACTACCGGGACATGCCTCCCGGGATCAGGGCGCAACTGGCGGAGATCTCCGAGGAATGGGTCGCAGACAAAGCCCTCCCCGAGATGGGGTTTACCCTTGGCGGCCTGAACGAGCTCAAGGATCCGGAGGTCCTTTGTTGCGTGGCGGTGGACGACGACGGACTGGTCCATGGAGTGACCAGCTGGCTGCCGGTCTTCAGCAACGGCTCCATCACCGGGTGGACCCTGGACTTCATGCGGCGCCGCACCACGGGGTTCAAGGGCGTCATGGAGTTCCTCATCGCCTCTGCAGTTACCCATTTCAAGGAAAATGTCCCCAGCATTTCGCTGTCCGGGTCGCCCCTCGCCAACAGCGGCGCGGGCACGGACGACGGCGACCACAGCGCGTTGGACCGGGTCCTGGCGCTGCTGGGAAATGCGCTGGAACCCATGTACGGCTTCAAGTCCTTGGCCGCCTTCAAGTCCAGGTTCCAGCCCGAACACCGGACGTTGTACATGTACTACCCGGACCCGCTGGCCCTGCCCGCCATCGGCATGGCCGTAGGCTCGGCCTACCTGCCGGGCCTCTCCCCCGCCCAAAGTGCGGGACTTCTCCGCCAGATGGTTGCCAGGGAGCCAGCAGCATGA
- a CDS encoding glycine zipper domain-containing protein — protein sequence MTKKPHRNGRGLFLGAMLGAVAGALIGRAAGSALFGAILGAVIGAAVLYRVNPGPWKRD from the coding sequence ATGACCAAGAAACCGCACCGCAACGGCCGTGGCCTCTTCCTCGGCGCCATGCTCGGTGCTGTCGCCGGTGCCCTGATCGGCCGCGCCGCCGGGAGCGCACTGTTCGGTGCCATTCTCGGCGCAGTCATCGGCGCTGCCGTGCTGTACCGCGTCAATCCGGGCCCCTGGAAGCGGGATTAG
- a CDS encoding multidrug effflux MFS transporter, translating to MIVTSPTAPGDSLSRREKLVYILLLGALTALGPFTIDLYLPAFPALEKSFDVSAAAIQLTLTGTTVGFGLGQLVVGPFSDKVGRRLPLILATAVHIGSSLGAALSTDIGMLSLFRVLMGIGAAGGGVVAMAMVRDLFHGYSMVKMFSRMSLVNGLAPILAPVIGSQLLLAFPWPGIFYFLACYGLLVILASIFFIRETLPADQRGKSSSTVVQRYKSVLGDRIFVGMVMVGSLNFGGLFAYLSASTFLFQDVYGFSPQEYGLLFGINSLGIVAGVQISSRLIRRVAPQWIVAGATLFMVLMAALIIVLDLSHVGLWGILIPLWFYICATGFMFPCVQVLSLAKHGAQAGTAASLLGASQFMMAGIVPPIVGWLGVGSAVPMGSVMAVCLSGSIAALWLVVRPRTVPSIH from the coding sequence ATGATCGTGACCTCTCCAACAGCTCCGGGCGATTCCCTGAGCCGACGCGAAAAACTTGTCTACATCCTCCTGCTGGGGGCCCTGACTGCTTTGGGTCCTTTCACGATCGATCTCTACCTCCCGGCTTTCCCTGCCTTGGAAAAGAGTTTCGACGTCTCAGCAGCTGCTATCCAGCTCACCCTGACCGGGACTACCGTTGGTTTTGGTCTGGGCCAGTTGGTAGTGGGACCTTTCAGCGACAAGGTGGGTCGCCGACTGCCGCTGATCCTGGCCACGGCCGTCCACATCGGTTCCTCCCTGGGCGCCGCACTGTCGACGGACATCGGCATGCTGTCCCTGTTCCGGGTGCTCATGGGCATTGGTGCCGCCGGTGGTGGCGTGGTGGCCATGGCGATGGTCCGGGACCTTTTCCACGGCTATTCAATGGTCAAGATGTTCTCCCGGATGTCACTGGTCAACGGCCTGGCCCCCATCCTCGCGCCCGTTATCGGCTCCCAGTTGTTGTTGGCGTTTCCCTGGCCGGGCATTTTCTACTTCCTGGCGTGTTACGGCCTCCTGGTGATCCTGGCATCGATCTTCTTCATCCGTGAGACGCTTCCGGCTGACCAGCGGGGCAAGTCCAGCAGCACCGTGGTCCAGCGCTACAAATCGGTCCTGGGTGACAGGATCTTCGTTGGCATGGTGATGGTGGGAAGCCTGAACTTTGGTGGCCTCTTCGCGTACCTGTCGGCCTCCACTTTCCTGTTCCAGGATGTCTACGGCTTTTCCCCCCAGGAGTATGGCCTGCTCTTCGGCATCAACTCGCTGGGCATTGTTGCAGGTGTCCAGATCAGCTCACGCCTCATTCGACGTGTGGCTCCCCAGTGGATCGTGGCCGGAGCAACCCTCTTCATGGTGCTGATGGCCGCCCTGATCATCGTCCTTGATCTGTCCCATGTTGGATTGTGGGGCATCCTGATTCCGCTGTGGTTCTACATTTGCGCAACTGGTTTCATGTTCCCCTGCGTCCAGGTGCTGTCCTTGGCGAAACACGGTGCACAGGCCGGCACCGCGGCGTCCCTCTTGGGCGCTTCCCAGTTCATGATGGCCGGCATTGTCCCTCCCATCGTCGGCTGGCTCGGCGTCGGCTCCGCAGTGCCCATGGGATCAGTGATGGCTGTGTGCCTCAGCGGGTCCATCGCGGCCCTGTGGCTGGTGGTCCGTCCCCGGACGGTCCCCTCCATCCACTAG
- a CDS encoding phage holin family protein, translating to MSGRHTGRTSQGPAIRTLPKTLKLVARLAPRQINDEIALAKVELKRKATQVGVAGAFFGVALVFLALLVIALVVAAILGLATIMPGWLAALIVAAFFLVVVAIAALIGIAKFKKAMPLVPEDTIRGFKHDLGIAKEGSAFDESILDPNSPAAKAAKAEKEAAAQKAKAEKAAKEAAKEADAVKAPTEAELRSRLKKRRQHLTGVRDELGEQLDVKKQGQALLESANGKFQEGREFAAAKLADINASVPQSLGERLAARWKDLAAFATAAVVFVVALRKLLQK from the coding sequence ATGAGTGGACGTCACACCGGCCGGACCAGTCAAGGACCAGCCATTCGTACTTTGCCGAAGACCCTCAAGCTCGTTGCGCGGTTGGCCCCCAGGCAAATCAACGACGAAATTGCCTTGGCCAAGGTGGAACTCAAACGCAAGGCAACGCAAGTTGGCGTCGCAGGCGCCTTCTTTGGCGTGGCACTGGTTTTCTTGGCACTTTTGGTGATCGCGCTGGTAGTTGCCGCGATTCTTGGCCTGGCCACCATCATGCCCGGCTGGCTCGCCGCACTGATCGTTGCGGCGTTCTTCCTGGTGGTGGTTGCCATCGCTGCGCTGATCGGCATCGCCAAGTTCAAGAAGGCCATGCCGTTGGTACCTGAAGACACCATCCGCGGCTTCAAGCATGATCTCGGCATCGCCAAGGAAGGCTCGGCCTTCGACGAGTCCATTCTGGATCCGAACTCCCCTGCAGCAAAGGCTGCCAAGGCCGAGAAGGAAGCCGCCGCGCAGAAGGCCAAGGCAGAGAAGGCAGCGAAGGAAGCTGCCAAGGAAGCCGACGCCGTCAAGGCTCCCACGGAAGCCGAACTTCGGTCCCGCCTGAAGAAGCGCCGCCAGCACCTTACGGGTGTACGCGACGAGCTGGGCGAGCAGTTGGACGTCAAGAAACAGGGCCAGGCCTTGCTGGAAAGCGCCAACGGCAAGTTCCAGGAGGGCAGGGAATTCGCTGCTGCCAAGCTTGCGGACATCAACGCCTCTGTACCCCAGAGCCTGGGCGAGCGGCTCGCCGCCCGCTGGAAGGACCTCGCAGCATTCGCCACGGCTGCAGTCGTCTTCGTTGTTGCATTGAGGAAGTTGCTGCAGAAGTAG